The following proteins are co-located in the Carassius carassius chromosome 39, fCarCar2.1, whole genome shotgun sequence genome:
- the LOC132121465 gene encoding vigilin-like, which produces MSSVAVLTQESFAEHRSGLKDSEIMGRGPEDEAYIPTYLEAFPPLPDKGTPGEKSGEPAGAWSKIRPIKASVITQVFHVPLEERRYKDNSQFGEGEEAKVCLDIMQKTGAHIELSLAKDQGLSIMVTGKLDSVMKARKEIVARLQTQASATVLIPKEHHRFVIGKNGEKLQELELKTATKIAIPRSDDPNANIRITGTKDGIEKARHEIQLISAEQDKRAVERLSFEKAFHPFIAGAYNRLVQELSQEIGARISIPPPSVPKDEIVITGEKEAVAMAITRIRAIYEEKKRKTTTISVEVKKSQHKYIVGPKGNTLQEILENTGVSVEMPSLDSASETIILRGEPDKLGPALTQVYAKAKSVIVVEVIAPAWLHRFIIGKKGQNISRITQQLPKVHIEFTDGEERISLEGPTEEVEQAQAQIQEIIKDLMARMDYAEINIDHRFHRHLIGKNGANINRIKEQYKVSVRIPQDSERCGLVRIEGDPQGVQLARKELMDIAQRMENERTKDLIIEQKFHRTIIGQKGEKIKEVRDKFPEVIIIFPDQQQKSDIVQLRGPKNEVEKCAKFLQKLIAELVESSFSISVPIHKQFHKNIIGKGGANIKKIREETNTKIDLPMENSNSEMIVITGKKSSCEAARDRILAIQRELANLKEAEVSIPAKLHNSLIGSKGSLVRSVMEECGGVHIHFPAEGSGLDKVTIRGPAEEVERAKKQLLQLAEEKQVNNFSVEIQAKPEYHKFLIGKGGANIRRVRDRTRARIIFPSPDEPEQEHITIMGKEEAVCLAQKELETLIKNLDDVIEDSLVVDPRHHRHFVCRRGQVLRELAEEYGGVAVSFPRTGTQSDNITLKGPRECVDAAKKRIQEIVQDLESQVNVEVLIPQRYHRAVMGPKGCKIQQITREHEVQIKFPDRDECAAQEAASQENGDTDLIPRKCDIIIVTGRAEKCEMARGALLALVPVTIDVEVSYDLHRYIIGQKGAGIRKMMEDYEVNIWVPQPEQQSDIIKITGQVASVERAKQGLLQRVKELQAEQEDRALRSYKVTLSVDPKYHPKIIGRKGAVISQIRKDYDVNVQFPDKGDEQQDVILISGYERNTNEAKAAIEQLVAALQDMVSEDIRLDRRVHARIIGARGKAIRKLMEEFKVDIRFPQPGSEDPSKVTVTGLPENVDNAIDHLLNLEEEYMLSVTETETMASYMKPPSKTMGAGGNDEDNKALAKGFVVRDAPWNAQGNKAPDMSSAEEFPTFGTGIAPKQTSAWGPKKC; this is translated from the exons GTAGAGGACCAGAAGACGAAGCATATATACCCACCTATCTGGAAGCCTTTCCACCTTTGCCGGACAAGGGCACTCCAGGTGAGAAGAGCGGTGAGCCAGCAGGTGCCTGGAGCAAAATCCGACCCATCAAAGCCTCCGTTATCACTCAG GTGTTCCATGTCCCTTTGGAGGAGCGGCGGTATAAAGACAACAGTCAGTTTGGTGAAGGTGAGGAGGCGAAAGTGTGCCTGGATATCATGCAAAAGACTGGGGCACATATCGAACTGTCTCTTGCCAAGGACCAAGGCCTCTCCATCATGGTTACTGGAAAACTGGATTCGGTTATGAAAGCCAGGAAGGAGATTGTGGCCCGACTGCAGACTCAG GCTTCAGCGACTGTGCTTATTCCGAAAGAACATCATCGGTTTGTGATCGGAAAGAACGGGGAGAAGTTGCAGGAGCTGGAGCTGAAAACAGCCACCAAGATCGCCATCCCCCGATCTGACGATCCCAACGCCAACATCCGCATCACCGGCACCAAGGATGGCATAGAGAAAGCTCGCCATGAAATCCAGCTCATCTCTGCTGAGCAG GATAAGCGTGCCGTCGAACGTTTGTCTTTTGAGAAGGCTTTTCATCCATTCATCGCTGGTGCATATAATCGACTCGTTCAAGAACTCAGTCAAGAGATCGGAGCTCGTATTAGCATCCCACCACCCAGCGTACCCAAAGATGAGATTGTCATTACCGGCGAGAAGGAGGCAGTTGCCATGGCGATTACCCGCATCCGGGCCATCTATGAAGAGAAG AAACGAAAAACAACCACGATCTCAGTGGAGGTGAAGAAGTCACAACATAAGTACATAGTAGGCCCCAAAGGCAACACCCTGCAGGAAATCCTGGAGAATACTGGTGTGTCTGTGGAGATGCCCTCTCTGGACTCCGCATCTGAGACCATCATCCTCAGAGGAGAACCGGACAAGCTGGGTCCGGCTCTCACACAGGTGTACGCCAAG GCTAAAAGTGTGATCGTGGTGGAAGTGATTGCTCCGGCTTGGCTCCATCGTTTCATCATTGGCAAGAAAGGACAAAACATCAGTCGCATTACTCAGCAGCTGCCTAAG GTGCATATAGAGTTTACTGATGGAGAGGAACGTATCAGTCTGGAGGGACCGACGGAGGAGGTGGAACAAGCCCAGGCTCAGATACAGGAGATCATAAAAGACCTG ATGGCAAGAATGGACTATGCCGAGATTAACATTGACCACCGTTTTCACAGACATCTCATTGGCAAAAACGGGGCCAACA TAAATCGGATAAAGGAGCAGTATAAGGTATCAGTGCGGATTCCTCAGGACTCAGAGCGCTGTGGGCTGGTTCGTATTGAGGGTGATCCTCAGGGAGTACAGCTCGCTCGCAAGGAACTGATGGACATTGCCCAACGTATG GAAAATGAACGCACAAAAGACCTGATAATAGAGCAGAAGTTTCACCGCACCATCATTGGACAGAAAGGAGAGAAGATCAAAGAAGTACGGGACAAGTTCCCTGAG GTCATTATCATCTTTCCAGACCAGCAACAGAAAAGTGACATAGTACAGCTCAGAGGGCCTAAAAACGAAGTGGAGAAATGTGCAAAGTTTCTGCAGAAACTCATCGCTGAGCTG GTTGAGAGCAGCTTCTCAATTTCTGTACCCATCCACAAGCAGTTCCACAAAAACATCATTGGCAAAGGAGGAGCCAACATCAAAAAG ATACGTGAGGAGACCAACACCAAGATTGATCTCCCAATGGAGAACAGCAACTCGGAGATGATTGTAATAACTGGTAAGAAGAGCAGCTGTGAAGCCGCACGAGATCGGATCCTCGCCATTCAGAGAGAGCTG GCCAACCTGAAGGAGGCTGAGGTTTCCATCCCAGCCAAGCTGCACAACTCTCTGATTGGATCCAAGGGCAGTCTGGTGCGCTCTGTGATGGAAGAGTGTGGGGGTGTTCACATCCACTTCCCTGCGGAAGGCTCAGGGCTGGACAAGGTCACTATCCGAGGTCCTGCAGAGGAGGTGGAGAGAGCCAAGAAACAACTGCTGCAGTTGGCGGAGGAGAAG CAAGTCAACAACTTCTCAGTGGAGATCCAAGCAAAGCCAGAGTACCACAAGTTCTTGATAGGCAAAGGAGGAGCTAATATCCGACGGGTACGGGATCGAACCAGAGCACGAATCATCTTCCCATCACCAGATGAGCCAGAACAGGAGCACATTACCATCATGGGTAAAGAGGAGGCTGTATGTCTTGCCCAGAAAGAGCTGGAAACCCTCATTAAAAATCTG GATGACGTGATAGAGGACAGTCTGGTCGTGGACCCCCGGCATCACCGTCACTTCGTCTGTCGGAGAGGGCAGGTGTTGAGAGAGTTGGCGGAGGAGTATGGCGGTGTAGCTGTTAGCTTCCCTCGCACGGGCACACAGAGTGACAATATCACTCTCAAAGGACCCAGAGAGTGTGTTGACGCTGCTAAGAAACGCATTCAGGAGATTGTCCAAGATCTT GAATCACAGGTGAATGTGGAGGTGTTGATTCCTCAGCGTTACCATAGAGCCGTCATGGGACCCAAAGGTTGCAAAATACAACAAATTACACGGGAACATGAAGTTCAGATCAAATTTCCAGACAGAGATGAGTGTGCAG CTCAGGAAGCTGCATCTCAAGAGAACGGGGATACGGATCTCATTCCTCGGAAGTGCGATATCATCATTGTGACGGGACGGGCCGAAAAGTGTGAGATGGCCCGTGGAGCTTTACTT GCTTTAGTTCCTGTGACGATTGATGTTGAGGTTTCCTATGACCTTCATCGTTACATCATAGGACAGAAAGGAGCTGGAATAAGGAAAATGATGGAGGACTATGAG GTGAACATTTGGGTTCCTCAGCCTGAGCAACAGTCAGATATCATAAAGATCACAGGACAGGTGGCCAGTGTGGAGCGGGCCAAACAGGGACTGCTGCAGAGAGTCAAGGAGCTGCAGGCCGAGCAGGAAGATCGG GCCTTACGAAGCTATAAGGTGACACTCTCAGtagacccaaaatatcaccccaAAATTATAGGCCGCAAAGGAGCCGTCATCTCTCAAATACGCAAAGATTATGATGTCAATGTGCAATTCCCTGACAAAGGTGATGAGCAGCAG GATGTAATTCTAATCTCGGGTTATGAGAGGAATACTAACGAGGCCAAGGCAGCTATAGAGCAGCTTGTGGCAGCACTGCAGGATATGGTGAGTGAAGACATCCGGCTGGACCGGCGGGTCCACGCACGCATCATCGGAGCACGTGGCAAAGCCATTCGGAAACTCATGGAGGAGTTCAAA GTTGATATACGGTTTCCTCAGCCAGGTTCTGAGGACCCGAGCAAGGTTACTGTTACTGGACTGCCAGAGAATGTTGATAATGCCATTGACCATCTACTTAATCTGGAAGAAGAATAT ATGCTGAGCGTCACAGAGACAGAGACTATGGCATCTTATATGAAGCCTCCTTCAAAGACAATGGGAGCAGGAGGAAATGACGAGGATAACAAAGCTCTGGCTAAAGGTTTTGTTGTGCGGGACGCCCCCTGGAATGCACAAGGCAACAAG GCACCAGACATGAGCAGTGCCGAAGAGTTCCCCACGTTCGGAACTGGAATAGCTCCGAAACAGACATCTGCGTGGGGACCTAAAAAGTGCTGA